A DNA window from Oscillatoria sp. FACHB-1406 contains the following coding sequences:
- a CDS encoding pentapeptide repeat-containing protein, protein MGNRAITFRENTHLTKTRSLLSTLWFYQNFDLKCCARVGILLYWKKIKSISKGLTNMNGAELLERYAAGEREFRSVDLQGAFLGGADLSGASLREANLQGANLIGASLVRVNFRDADLSEASLQADLTEANLISTNLTGAKLTGARLLDVSLRAANLSRATLRAANLSNAMLNEADLRDADLSRAKLIGCNFGRTKLMNCNLSEADLQNSNLTSAILMNADLRGANLSGAILNGANATGANAEGADFSRANLNGSNLTNIVLRQANLRAATLTWTTLRGADLTEANLYRAKLCWSNLTGATLVDAVLIDANLHEINLKNADLTRAIMPNAGSSSER, encoded by the coding sequence ATGGGTAATCGGGCAATCACTTTCCGGGAAAATACGCACCTGACCAAAACCCGCTCCTTACTCAGCACGCTCTGGTTTTATCAAAACTTTGACCTGAAGTGCTGCGCCCGAGTCGGAATATTGTTGTATTGGAAGAAAATTAAAAGCATAAGCAAGGGATTGACGAACATGAATGGGGCAGAACTTCTCGAACGTTACGCTGCGGGAGAGCGAGAATTTCGATCGGTGGATTTGCAAGGTGCATTTCTGGGCGGTGCGGATTTGAGCGGAGCGAGCCTTCGGGAAGCAAATCTGCAAGGCGCGAATCTTATTGGGGCGAGTTTAGTGAGGGTCAATTTTCGCGACGCGGATCTCAGCGAAGCTAGCCTTCAAGCTGACTTAACCGAAGCCAATCTCATTAGTACCAACTTGACGGGAGCAAAATTGACGGGCGCTCGTTTGCTCGATGTCAGTTTGCGCGCGGCCAATTTAAGTCGAGCGACGTTGCGCGCCGCTAACCTCAGCAATGCGATGCTCAACGAAGCGGACTTGCGGGATGCGGATTTGAGTCGAGCGAAACTCATCGGCTGCAATTTTGGCCGGACAAAATTGATGAATTGCAATTTAAGCGAGGCAGATTTGCAAAATTCTAATCTCACGAGCGCGATTTTGATGAATGCTGATTTGCGCGGGGCAAATTTAAGCGGTGCGATTCTCAATGGCGCAAATGCGACGGGGGCAAATGCGGAAGGGGCTGACTTTAGTAGAGCGAACCTCAACGGCTCGAATTTAACCAATATCGTGCTGCGGCAGGCGAATTTAAGGGCGGCGACTCTGACTTGGACGACGTTGCGCGGAGCCGATTTGACGGAGGCAAATTTGTACCGAGCTAAACTTTGCTGGTCGAATCTAACGGGAGCTACGCTGGTCGATGCTGTTTTGATCGATGCAAATTTGCACGAAATTAATCTTAAAAATGCAGATTTGACGCGCGCGATTATGCCGAATGCGGGCAGTTCCAGCGAGCGGTAG
- the ilvD gene encoding dihydroxy-acid dehydratase produces MQVNKRSQAIVEGVQRSPNRAMLRAVGFGDEDFSKPIVGVASGYSTITPCNMGINDLALRAIAGLKQAEAMPQMFGTITVSDGISMGTEGMKYSLVSREVIADSIEVACNAQSMDGVLAIGGCDKNMPGAAIAIARMNIPAIFVYGGTIKPGHYNGRDLTVVSAFEAVGQYSAGKIDEEELKNIERNACPGAGSCGGMYTANTMSSALEVMGLSLPYSSTMAAEDAEKADSAEESARVLVAAINNQILPSQLLTRKAFENAISVIMAIGGSTNAVLHLLAIARTIGVDLTIDDFETIRQRVPVLCDLKPSGRYVATDLHKAGGIPQVMKMLLAHNLLHGDALSITGKTLAELLAEVPETPPEGQDVIRPWENPLYKRGHLAILKGNLATEGAVAKISGVKTPKMSGPARVFESEEECLAAILAGKIHAGDIIVVRYEGPKGGPGMREMLAPTSAIIGAGLGDSVGLITDGRFSGGTYGFVVGHVAPEAAVGGTIAFVEEGDEIIIDAETRSIQLNVSDEELQQRRDRWQPPQPRYTSGVLAKYAKLVSSSSLGAVTDMS; encoded by the coding sequence ATGCAAGTCAACAAAAGAAGCCAAGCTATCGTCGAAGGCGTTCAAAGAAGTCCAAACCGAGCGATGCTTCGCGCTGTGGGTTTTGGCGATGAAGATTTTAGCAAACCGATCGTGGGGGTCGCTAGCGGCTACAGCACGATTACACCTTGCAATATGGGTATTAACGACCTTGCGCTTAGAGCGATCGCGGGGTTGAAGCAGGCAGAGGCAATGCCCCAGATGTTTGGTACGATTACGGTATCGGACGGCATTTCGATGGGAACCGAAGGGATGAAGTATTCCCTCGTGTCGCGAGAAGTGATTGCCGATTCGATTGAGGTCGCTTGCAACGCTCAAAGCATGGATGGAGTGTTGGCAATTGGCGGCTGCGATAAGAATATGCCGGGGGCAGCGATTGCGATCGCGCGCATGAATATTCCCGCTATCTTTGTCTATGGCGGTACGATTAAGCCGGGGCATTACAACGGCCGCGATTTGACCGTGGTTAGCGCTTTTGAAGCTGTGGGACAGTACAGCGCGGGGAAAATCGACGAGGAAGAACTGAAAAACATCGAACGCAATGCTTGTCCCGGTGCGGGTTCTTGCGGCGGGATGTACACGGCGAATACGATGTCCTCGGCGTTGGAGGTGATGGGTTTGAGTTTGCCTTATTCTTCGACAATGGCCGCTGAAGATGCCGAAAAAGCCGATAGCGCCGAAGAGTCTGCCCGCGTCCTCGTTGCAGCGATTAACAATCAGATTCTCCCCAGCCAGTTGTTGACGCGCAAAGCGTTTGAAAATGCGATTTCTGTTATTATGGCGATCGGCGGCTCCACCAATGCCGTACTGCATTTGCTAGCGATCGCGCGAACCATCGGCGTAGACTTAACGATCGACGATTTTGAAACGATTCGCCAGCGCGTCCCGGTTCTGTGCGACCTCAAACCCTCCGGACGCTACGTTGCAACCGATTTACACAAGGCCGGCGGCATTCCGCAAGTGATGAAAATGCTTTTAGCCCACAACCTTTTGCACGGCGACGCACTTAGCATTACTGGCAAAACCTTAGCTGAATTGCTCGCTGAGGTTCCAGAAACCCCCCCAGAAGGTCAGGATGTCATTCGCCCTTGGGAAAATCCCCTCTATAAACGCGGTCATTTAGCCATTCTCAAGGGCAATCTCGCCACCGAAGGTGCTGTTGCTAAGATTAGCGGGGTCAAAACGCCAAAAATGAGCGGTCCGGCTCGCGTTTTTGAGTCTGAGGAAGAGTGTCTGGCTGCAATTCTTGCGGGTAAAATTCATGCAGGAGATATTATTGTCGTTCGTTATGAGGGGCCTAAAGGCGGCCCGGGAATGCGGGAGATGTTAGCGCCGACTTCGGCGATTATTGGGGCAGGATTGGGCGATTCGGTAGGCTTGATTACCGACGGACGCTTTTCCGGGGGGACTTACGGGTTTGTCGTGGGTCATGTGGCCCCGGAAGCCGCAGTCGGCGGTACGATCGCTTTTGTGGAGGAAGGCGATGAGATTATTATTGATGCCGAGACGCGATCGATCCAGCTTAATGTCAGCGATGAAGAATTGCAACAGCGGCGCGATCGCTGGCAACCCCCACAGCCGCGCTACACTAGCGGTGTCCTTGCCAAATATGCCAAACTGGTTTCTTCGAGCAGTTTGGGGGCTGTTACCGACATGAGTTAG
- a CDS encoding TRC40/GET3/ArsA family transport-energizing ATPase: MRVILMTGKGGVGKTSIAAATGLRCAELGYKTLVLSTDPAHSLADSFDLELGHDPRQIRPNLWGAELDALMELEGNWGAVKRYITQVLQARGLEGVQAEELAILPGMDEIFGLVRMKRHYDEGTYDVLIIDSAPTGTALRLLSIPEVGGWYMRRFYKPLQGMSVALRPLVEPLFRPIAGFSLPDKEVMDAPYEFYEQIEALEKVLTDNTQTSVRLVMNPEKMVLKESLRAHAYLSLYNVSTDLVVANRIIPESVTDPFFQKWKENQQVYKQEIYDNFHPLPVKEVPLYSEEMCGLAALERLKETLYADEDPSQVYYKENTIRVVQDGKNYSLELYLPGIAKDKIQLNKTGDELNVRIGNHRRNLVLPQALAALNPSGAKMEDDYLKIRFADAVAR, encoded by the coding sequence GTGCGCGTAATTTTAATGACTGGTAAAGGTGGCGTGGGGAAAACCTCGATCGCCGCAGCAACGGGACTTCGCTGTGCTGAGTTAGGTTACAAAACCCTCGTTCTCAGTACCGATCCCGCCCATTCCCTCGCCGACAGTTTCGACCTCGAACTCGGACATGACCCCCGACAAATTCGCCCCAACCTCTGGGGAGCGGAGTTGGACGCGCTAATGGAATTGGAAGGCAACTGGGGCGCGGTGAAGCGCTACATCACCCAAGTGCTGCAAGCGCGGGGTTTAGAGGGCGTGCAGGCAGAAGAATTGGCGATTCTGCCGGGAATGGATGAAATCTTCGGTCTAGTGCGTATGAAGCGTCACTACGATGAAGGGACTTACGACGTTCTCATTATCGACTCCGCACCGACCGGAACCGCTTTACGCCTATTGAGCATTCCAGAGGTCGGCGGTTGGTATATGAGAAGATTTTACAAACCGTTACAAGGGATGTCCGTCGCCCTAAGACCGCTTGTCGAGCCTCTTTTCCGACCGATCGCGGGATTTTCTCTGCCCGATAAAGAAGTCATGGACGCTCCCTATGAATTTTACGAGCAAATCGAGGCATTAGAGAAAGTTTTAACCGACAATACCCAGACCTCGGTGCGTTTGGTGATGAATCCCGAAAAAATGGTTCTCAAGGAGTCATTACGCGCTCACGCTTACCTCAGTTTGTATAACGTTTCAACGGATCTTGTTGTAGCAAATCGCATTATCCCTGAAAGCGTAACCGATCCTTTTTTCCAAAAGTGGAAAGAAAATCAGCAGGTTTACAAGCAAGAAATCTACGATAACTTCCACCCGCTGCCCGTCAAAGAAGTCCCGCTTTATTCGGAAGAAATGTGCGGACTTGCGGCATTGGAACGGTTGAAAGAAACGTTATATGCTGACGAAGACCCCTCCCAAGTCTATTACAAAGAAAATACAATTCGTGTTGTACAAGACGGAAAAAATTACAGCTTAGAGTTGTATTTACCGGGGATTGCAAAGGATAAAATTCAACTCAATAAAACGGGAGATGAGTTAAACGTTCGCATCGGCAATCATCGCCGTAACTTAGTCCTGCCGCAAGCCCTAGCAGCACTCAATCCATCGGGAGCGAAAATGGAGGATGATTACTTAAAGATTCGTTTTGCAGATGCGGTAGCAAGGTGA
- a CDS encoding efflux RND transporter permease subunit, which translates to MFVNAFIKRPVLTSVCSLIIVILGAIAGLQLPIARLPEIAPTQVQVSAIAIGADAQTVENTVTTILEREINGVEGMKYIESSSSNNGFSQITVTFDSNADPDLAQVNVQNRVASAESQLPESVKQTGIVTEKASSNLLMVIGFYAKDKVYDDIFISNYVDLFVLDSLRRVEGVGRAFIFGERKYAMRIWLDPNALASRGLTALDAANALREQNVQIGVGAIAQQPAPSDGKIQLPLRVEGRLKSVEEFENLVIKTNSDGSLVKLKDVGRAELGAETYDSTVQIRSNPGVGIGIYQLPGSNALEVARNVQNAIAELKQDFPPGLEEVIAFDTTEFVKTSLEEVLITLIIAIALVILIIFIFLQDWRTTVIPAVAIPVSLVGTLAFLKIFGFEINSLTLFGLVLATGLVVDDAIVVVEAIATKIQQGKKPRQAAIEAMQELTGAVIATSIVLMAVFIPVAFFPGSTGKIYQQFALTIAFSILLSTFNALTFSPSMSALLLRPLGDRRGPLAGFFRRFNAIFAWIIRRYRAGVEFLVRLRYIVLACFISALAFTFWMYEIVPGAFIPEEDQGYFLGIVQTPEGVSLNYTQGIMEKVDKAMQSLPEVKSTFVITGFSFGGSAPNQGIFFGTLKPWEERRSQEQSVYGILGRLNAELQKIPEALIFALNAPPVQGLSNFGGFEFQLQDRSGGRFSINDLVQSAYALMENANKKSGIAQAFTQFTANTPQLQLEIDRDRAKSLNININEALTTLGAYIGSQYVNDFTYGSRSYRVYIQAEPKFRATPEAINQIYVRSQDNRLIPLSNIIKTTPVTSAPTITHFNLFRAIKLQGQTAPGASSSDAIASMEQAYQEIAAPGFGYEWMGTALEERSSGNQAPIIFGLGLVMVFLVLAAQYESYIDPVIILLSVPLALLGALSFLYLRGLNLDVYGQVGLVMLIGLASKNAILIVEFANQRLEEGSTVIDAALEAGEQRFRPILMTAISSLVGFFPLVIATGAGSASRWSLGSVVFGGLLVATFLSFFLVPILYIIIKSLELRYFPAHEHHESNESELLVPIPVTPSSPTLTTPSVPKQQRPSTHINLNTTVLSEEEEQKPKPSQRPSTQINDDATGLNEEEQYPKTPKRPSTQINDDATGLNEEEQHPKPSQRPSTQINYDATGLNEEEQHPKPSQRPSTQINYDATGLSEEEQHPKTPQRPSTQINYDATGLSEEESNNSNPNS; encoded by the coding sequence GGAGGGGATGAAATATATCGAATCCAGCAGCAGCAACAACGGTTTTAGCCAAATTACCGTTACTTTCGATAGCAATGCCGATCCCGATCTCGCTCAAGTTAACGTTCAAAATCGCGTCGCGAGCGCCGAATCACAATTACCCGAATCTGTCAAGCAAACGGGCATTGTCACCGAAAAAGCGTCTAGTAACCTCTTGATGGTTATTGGTTTTTACGCAAAGGATAAAGTTTACGACGATATTTTTATCAGTAATTACGTCGATCTTTTCGTTCTCGACTCGCTGCGACGGGTGGAAGGAGTGGGGCGAGCCTTTATTTTCGGGGAGCGCAAATATGCAATGCGGATATGGCTCGATCCCAATGCCCTCGCCAGTCGGGGTCTAACAGCGCTAGATGCGGCGAATGCGTTGCGGGAACAAAACGTACAAATTGGGGTCGGTGCGATCGCTCAACAACCCGCTCCGAGCGATGGCAAAATTCAACTGCCCCTGCGAGTAGAAGGACGGCTCAAAAGCGTCGAAGAATTCGAGAATCTCGTCATTAAAACCAACAGTGACGGCTCTTTAGTGAAATTAAAAGATGTCGGACGGGCGGAATTAGGGGCGGAAACCTACGATAGTACGGTACAAATTCGCAGCAATCCCGGAGTGGGGATCGGAATTTATCAACTTCCAGGCAGCAATGCCCTAGAAGTAGCCCGCAACGTCCAAAATGCGATCGCAGAACTCAAACAAGACTTCCCGCCGGGACTCGAGGAAGTTATTGCCTTTGATACAACGGAGTTTGTAAAAACCTCCCTCGAAGAAGTATTGATTACGCTGATAATTGCGATCGCGCTGGTAATCCTGATTATCTTCATTTTCCTACAAGATTGGCGCACTACCGTCATCCCTGCCGTCGCCATTCCTGTTTCGTTAGTTGGTACTCTCGCTTTCCTGAAAATCTTTGGCTTCGAGATTAACTCCCTTACCCTTTTCGGACTCGTACTCGCCACCGGATTAGTCGTTGATGATGCGATCGTCGTCGTCGAAGCGATCGCGACTAAAATACAACAGGGCAAAAAACCGCGTCAAGCCGCCATCGAAGCCATGCAAGAACTCACAGGGGCAGTCATTGCCACCTCTATCGTTCTCATGGCGGTTTTCATACCCGTCGCCTTCTTCCCGGGCAGCACCGGCAAAATTTATCAACAATTCGCCCTCACCATTGCCTTTTCCATCCTCCTCTCTACCTTCAACGCCCTCACCTTTTCCCCCAGTATGTCGGCGTTGCTATTGCGTCCCCTAGGAGATAGACGCGGCCCCCTAGCTGGGTTTTTCCGGCGTTTTAATGCCATTTTCGCCTGGATTATCCGCCGCTATCGGGCTGGGGTAGAATTCCTAGTTCGGCTGCGCTATATCGTCCTCGCTTGCTTTATTTCGGCGCTCGCCTTCACCTTCTGGATGTATGAAATCGTTCCCGGCGCTTTTATTCCCGAAGAAGATCAAGGCTATTTTTTGGGCATTGTGCAAACGCCTGAAGGAGTTTCCCTGAACTACACTCAGGGAATCATGGAAAAAGTCGATAAAGCAATGCAAAGCCTTCCTGAAGTCAAAAGTACCTTCGTCATTACAGGTTTTAGCTTCGGGGGTAGCGCTCCCAACCAAGGCATCTTTTTTGGAACCCTTAAGCCTTGGGAAGAACGGCGATCGCAGGAACAGTCAGTTTACGGCATTTTAGGACGCTTGAACGCCGAACTGCAAAAAATTCCTGAAGCGCTGATCTTCGCCCTTAATGCGCCTCCCGTGCAAGGCTTGAGCAACTTTGGGGGCTTTGAGTTTCAACTGCAAGATCGCAGCGGCGGACGATTTAGTATCAACGACTTAGTACAGTCTGCCTACGCTTTGATGGAAAACGCGAACAAGAAAAGCGGGATCGCGCAAGCCTTCACCCAATTTACTGCCAATACTCCCCAACTCCAACTCGAAATCGATCGCGACAGAGCCAAATCGCTCAACATCAACATTAACGAAGCCCTCACCACTCTCGGCGCGTACATCGGTTCCCAATACGTCAACGACTTTACTTATGGTTCTCGCAGCTATCGCGTCTATATCCAAGCCGAACCTAAATTTCGAGCCACTCCCGAGGCGATAAACCAAATCTACGTTCGCTCGCAAGATAATCGCCTCATTCCCCTCAGTAATATCATTAAAACAACCCCCGTCACCAGCGCGCCGACAATTACCCACTTCAACCTGTTTCGCGCCATCAAACTCCAAGGTCAAACCGCCCCCGGTGCAAGTTCCAGCGACGCGATCGCATCAATGGAACAAGCTTACCAAGAAATTGCCGCTCCCGGTTTCGGCTACGAATGGATGGGAACCGCTCTCGAGGAACGTTCCTCCGGCAACCAAGCCCCCATTATCTTTGGTTTAGGACTCGTTATGGTGTTCCTCGTCCTTGCCGCCCAGTACGAAAGCTACATCGATCCGGTCATTATCCTCCTCTCCGTCCCCCTCGCCCTCCTCGGCGCGCTTTCTTTCCTCTACCTACGCGGCTTAAACCTCGATGTCTATGGACAAGTCGGTTTAGTCATGCTTATCGGTTTAGCCAGTAAAAACGCTATCCTCATCGTTGAATTTGCCAACCAACGTCTCGAAGAAGGGTCAACCGTCATTGATGCTGCCCTAGAAGCCGGAGAACAGCGTTTCCGACCGATTTTAATGACTGCTATTTCCAGCTTAGTCGGCTTCTTTCCTTTGGTCATTGCGACGGGTGCGGGTTCCGCCAGCCGTTGGTCGTTAGGAAGCGTTGTTTTTGGCGGTCTTCTCGTCGCTACCTTCCTCAGCTTTTTCCTGGTTCCCATTCTTTATATCATCATTAAAAGCCTGGAATTGCGCTACTTCCCCGCTCATGAACATCATGAATCTAATGAATCTGAACTGTTAGTTCCTATTCCGGTTACGCCTAGCAGCCCCACTCTTACTACACCTTCTGTCCCCAAACAGCAGCGTCCTTCGACTCACATCAATCTTAATACAACAGTATTGAGCGAAGAAGAAGAACAGAAGCCCAAACCTTCGCAGCGTCCTTCGACTCAAATTAATGATGATGCAACGGGTTTAAATGAAGAGGAACAGTACCCTAAAACCCCGAAACGTCCTTCGACTCAAATTAACGATGATGCAACGGGTTTAAATGAAGAAGAACAGCACCCCAAACCTTCGCAGCGTCCTTCGACTCAAATTAATTATGATGCAACGGGTTTAAATGAAGAAGAACAGCACCCCAAACCTTCGCAGCGTCCTTCGACTCAAATTAATTATGATGCAACGGGATTGAGTGAAGAAGAACAGCACCCTAAAACTCCGCAGCGTCCTTCGACTCAAATTAATTATGATGCAACCGGATTGAGTGAAGAGGAAAGCAATAACAGTAATCCAAATTCTTGA
- a CDS encoding ammonium transporter: protein MLADRFSPYWLACIPLTAAIVVFWNAAAMAQGGSELTVDDLKIALDTVWVMVAGMLVFFMNAGFGMLETGFCRQKNAVNVLAKNLIVFALSTIAFWFIGFGLMFGNGNGFFGTEGLFFISGADNSPALADSYTGAYKALNWTSVPLMAKFFFQLVFAGTAATIVSGAVAERIKFLDFLIFSLLLVGIAYPITGHWIWGGGWLQTLGFWDFAGSTVVHSVGGWAALMGAAFLGPRLGRYNSDGTGNALPGHNMSIATLGCLILWLGWFGFNPGSTMAVGDGSAIAHIAITTNTAGAFGGVAATITAWLVLGKPDLSMVINGILAGLVGVTASCAWITVFSAALIGTVAGVLVVFAVGFFDRLRIDDPVGATSVHLVCGIWGTLAVGLFAVGPSEAEGALYTAGPAAGLFAGGGITQLWYQFLGVITVGGITVLLSTIFWLALKSTLGIRVTPEEEAEGLDIGEHGMEAYSGFVTEPDTFNSRAAIGIPRTNDVAGRSEM from the coding sequence ATGCTCGCCGATCGCTTCTCTCCCTACTGGTTAGCCTGCATTCCCTTAACCGCCGCGATCGTTGTATTTTGGAATGCCGCCGCAATGGCCCAAGGCGGCAGCGAACTGACCGTAGACGATCTAAAAATTGCCTTAGATACCGTCTGGGTTATGGTCGCGGGGATGCTGGTCTTCTTCATGAACGCGGGGTTCGGAATGCTCGAAACCGGCTTCTGCCGGCAGAAAAACGCCGTTAACGTCCTCGCCAAAAACTTAATCGTCTTTGCCCTTTCGACGATCGCCTTTTGGTTTATCGGCTTCGGCTTGATGTTTGGGAACGGTAACGGCTTCTTTGGAACCGAAGGATTGTTCTTCATCTCCGGTGCCGATAACAGCCCAGCCCTCGCCGACAGCTACACAGGAGCCTATAAAGCGCTCAACTGGACAAGCGTACCCCTAATGGCGAAGTTCTTCTTCCAGTTGGTCTTCGCCGGAACCGCTGCAACCATCGTTTCCGGTGCGGTAGCCGAACGCATCAAATTCCTCGACTTCCTCATCTTCAGCTTGCTTTTAGTCGGTATTGCCTACCCGATTACCGGCCACTGGATTTGGGGCGGCGGCTGGCTGCAAACGCTCGGTTTCTGGGACTTCGCCGGTTCAACCGTCGTTCACTCCGTCGGCGGTTGGGCGGCGCTTATGGGCGCTGCTTTCCTCGGTCCTCGCTTGGGCAGATACAACTCCGATGGGACGGGTAACGCACTTCCCGGTCACAATATGAGTATTGCGACGCTGGGCTGCTTGATCCTTTGGTTGGGTTGGTTCGGGTTTAACCCCGGTTCGACAATGGCAGTCGGCGATGGTTCCGCGATCGCGCACATTGCCATTACCACCAACACCGCTGGAGCCTTTGGCGGCGTAGCCGCAACGATTACCGCTTGGCTAGTGCTGGGCAAACCCGACCTCTCGATGGTGATTAACGGCATCTTGGCGGGTTTAGTCGGCGTTACAGCTAGCTGCGCCTGGATTACTGTCTTTTCTGCTGCCCTCATCGGCACCGTTGCCGGGGTTTTAGTCGTCTTTGCCGTTGGCTTCTTCGATCGCTTGCGAATTGATGACCCCGTAGGCGCAACTTCGGTTCACTTAGTCTGCGGCATTTGGGGAACCTTAGCCGTCGGTCTGTTTGCTGTCGGTCCGAGCGAAGCAGAAGGCGCGCTCTATACTGCTGGTCCGGCGGCCGGACTGTTTGCAGGCGGCGGTATCACCCAACTATGGTATCAATTCCTCGGTGTCATCACCGTAGGCGGTATCACCGTATTGCTCTCGACAATCTTCTGGCTAGCGCTCAAATCAACCTTGGGGATTCGCGTTACCCCAGAAGAAGAAGCAGAGGGGCTGGATATCGGCGAACACGGTATGGAAGCTTATAGCGGCTTCGTTACAGAACCCGATACCTTTAACAGCCGTGCCGCGATCGGAATTCCTCGTACTAACGATGTAGCCGGTCGTTCGGAAATGTAA
- a CDS encoding SGNH/GDSL hydrolase family protein, producing the protein MKYYPRWAILSLMANGFLMLAIAYLWQRAPYVPPNLPFGAALPNRELLAQARQETTLDVGDTYTLNYQQWVALLAQEARVAAQNKPDNLYILLGDSISLWFPKELLPVGKTWLNQGISGETTLGLLRRLTSLDETEPKAIFVMIGINDLLKGISDDTILANQRLIVRYLKSAHPNTTIVMQSILPHGGEGATWEGRDRLLALPNQRIQGINDELRKIAESENVMYLNLYPIFANQQGQLKMDLSTDGLHLNQRGYALWNTALQVFIQAKLSP; encoded by the coding sequence TTGAAGTACTATCCCCGTTGGGCAATTTTATCCCTCATGGCAAATGGATTTTTGATGCTCGCGATCGCGTATCTCTGGCAGCGCGCGCCTTATGTTCCTCCAAACTTACCTTTTGGCGCAGCCCTACCCAACCGCGAATTGCTAGCACAAGCACGGCAGGAAACAACCCTAGATGTCGGGGATACTTATACCCTCAATTATCAACAATGGGTGGCCCTGCTCGCTCAAGAAGCCCGCGTTGCCGCCCAAAATAAACCCGATAATCTCTACATTCTGCTCGGAGATTCAATTAGTCTCTGGTTTCCCAAAGAACTGCTTCCTGTTGGGAAAACCTGGCTCAATCAAGGAATTTCTGGCGAAACGACGTTAGGCTTACTCAGACGTTTAACCTCGCTCGATGAAACCGAGCCGAAGGCGATTTTCGTCATGATTGGTATTAACGACCTGCTCAAAGGCATTAGCGACGACACAATTTTAGCCAACCAGCGTTTAATCGTGCGCTATCTCAAAAGCGCGCACCCAAATACAACGATTGTTATGCAGTCGATTCTTCCTCACGGAGGCGAGGGGGCGACTTGGGAAGGACGCGATCGCCTATTAGCGCTACCCAATCAACGCATTCAAGGCATTAACGACGAATTAAGGAAAATTGCTGAGTCGGAAAATGTCATGTATCTCAACCTATATCCCATTTTTGCCAACCAGCAAGGTCAATTAAAAATGGATTTGAGTACCGATGGTTTGCATCTCAATCAACGCGGTTACGCCCTCTGGAATACGGCACTGCAAGTTTTTATTCAAGCCAAACTCAGCCCTTAA
- a CDS encoding response regulator transcription factor, which produces MPLLILVAEDDPGIRLAVCDYLELLGYSAIAAENGVEALTLLESYRPHLIVADIKMPLKDGYALVKQIRKRPEYRLLPVIFLTECGSTQERILGYKAGCDLYLPKPFEMEELGAVIRNLLERSQIVQSEIVQSEKRGSSEEVKANLKTARILFAETEAIDFTAREQQVLQLLAMGLSNVDIGTELHLSPRTVEKHVSSLLRKTETNNRAELVRFALERHLVE; this is translated from the coding sequence ATGCCGCTCCTCATTTTAGTTGCTGAAGACGATCCAGGAATTCGCCTTGCGGTGTGTGATTACCTAGAGTTATTGGGGTATTCCGCGATCGCTGCCGAAAACGGCGTAGAAGCGTTGACTTTGTTAGAAAGTTATCGCCCTCACCTGATTGTGGCTGATATTAAAATGCCTCTTAAGGATGGTTATGCTTTGGTTAAACAAATTCGCAAGCGTCCCGAATATCGACTGCTGCCTGTGATTTTTTTGACCGAGTGCGGTAGCACTCAGGAGCGCATTCTCGGCTACAAAGCAGGCTGCGATCTTTATCTGCCTAAACCTTTTGAAATGGAAGAATTAGGAGCGGTCATTCGCAATTTGCTGGAGCGATCGCAAATTGTACAATCTGAGATCGTACAATCAGAAAAGCGCGGCAGTTCTGAAGAGGTTAAAGCTAACCTTAAAACTGCCCGCATTCTTTTTGCTGAGACTGAAGCGATCGATTTTACTGCTCGCGAACAGCAAGTTTTACAACTTCTAGCAATGGGGCTTTCCAATGTCGATATCGGTACGGAACTACATCTCAGTCCCCGAACAGTTGAGAAGCACGTTAGTTCTTTATTACGAAAAACTGAGACAAATAACCGCGCGGAACTCGTTCGTTTTGCTCTAGAACGGCATTTGGTAGAATAA